The following proteins are co-located in the Haloplanus sp. HW8-1 genome:
- the trmY gene encoding tRNA (pseudouridine(54)-N(1))-methyltransferase TrmY — MRQFVVVGHEAPTAPEFTLDDLAGGAGRLDVLCRCVTSAFFLSHAIREDVRVHLVLGDAFTITFEGSDLRRLNPDERSTAALIRGALERREDAIGHQPVESSPGVSIRRRGFEATLDALDGTLVQLHEAGTPVVDRDPPSDPVFALSDHRDFADREADCLSERADRRVRLGPRALHADHAITVAHNYLDTEGFRSY; from the coding sequence ATGCGCCAGTTCGTCGTCGTCGGTCACGAGGCGCCCACCGCCCCGGAGTTCACGCTCGACGACCTCGCGGGCGGGGCCGGCCGCCTCGACGTACTCTGTCGGTGTGTCACGTCGGCCTTCTTCCTTTCCCATGCCATCCGCGAGGACGTCCGCGTCCACCTCGTCCTCGGGGACGCGTTCACGATCACCTTCGAGGGGAGCGACCTCCGCCGGCTCAATCCCGACGAGCGGAGCACGGCCGCGCTGATCCGGGGGGCACTGGAGCGCCGCGAGGACGCCATCGGCCACCAGCCGGTCGAGTCGAGCCCCGGCGTCTCGATCCGTCGCCGCGGGTTCGAGGCGACCCTCGACGCCCTGGACGGCACGCTCGTCCAACTCCACGAGGCGGGCACGCCGGTCGTCGACCGCGACCCGCCGTCCGACCCCGTCTTCGCCCTCTCCGACCACCGCGACTTCGCCGACCGCGAGGCCGACTGCCTGTCCGAGCGGGCGGACCGCCGCGTCCGCCTCGGCCCGCGCGCGCTCCACGCCGACCACGCCATCACCGTCGCCCACAACTACCTCGACACCGAGGGGTTCCGGTCGTACTGA
- a CDS encoding ABC transporter ATP-binding protein, whose translation MTAPLLRAEGLVKEYPTSDRFLDRLLGRRRWVQAVQGVDLTVRAGETLAVVGESGCGKSTLGRTLLHLDEPTDGSVYHRGDDLGTLSPDALRERRRDLQYVFQNPTASLDPRLTVGDAIVEGIDAHDLAADRDRRVADLLETVGLRPSHAARYPRELSGGQRQRVGIARALAVDPEFVVCDEPVSALDVSVQAGILDLLADLQAERDLAYLLVAHDLSVVEHLADRVAVMYLGHVVERGSVGEVFSPPYHPYTYALLSAIPEPDPRWDGDRVVLDGTVPSATDPPDGCAFHTRCPIAQDDCGEWDAHPDLEHVDEAGDHAIACPYHDLLEGGP comes from the coding sequence GTGACCGCCCCGCTGCTCCGCGCCGAGGGGCTGGTCAAGGAGTACCCCACCTCGGATCGCTTTCTCGATCGGCTGCTCGGGCGGCGTCGGTGGGTGCAGGCCGTTCAGGGCGTCGACCTGACCGTACGCGCCGGCGAGACGCTGGCGGTGGTCGGCGAGTCCGGGTGTGGCAAGAGTACGCTCGGGCGCACTCTCCTCCACCTCGACGAGCCGACCGACGGCTCGGTCTACCACCGCGGCGACGACCTCGGCACGCTGTCGCCGGACGCACTCCGGGAGCGGCGCCGCGACCTCCAGTACGTCTTCCAGAACCCCACCGCCAGTCTCGACCCGCGCCTCACCGTCGGCGACGCGATCGTCGAGGGGATCGACGCCCACGACCTCGCCGCCGACCGCGACCGGCGGGTCGCCGACCTGCTGGAGACGGTCGGCCTCCGCCCGAGTCACGCCGCGCGCTACCCGCGGGAACTCTCCGGCGGCCAGCGCCAGCGCGTCGGCATCGCCCGCGCGCTCGCGGTCGATCCCGAATTCGTCGTCTGTGACGAGCCAGTCAGCGCCCTCGACGTCTCGGTGCAGGCGGGCATCCTCGATCTGCTGGCCGACCTGCAGGCGGAGCGTGACCTCGCGTACCTCCTCGTCGCTCACGACCTCTCGGTCGTCGAACATCTCGCCGACCGAGTGGCGGTGATGTATCTCGGACACGTCGTCGAGCGCGGCAGCGTCGGGGAGGTGTTCTCGCCCCCCTATCATCCCTACACCTACGCGCTGCTCTCGGCGATCCCGGAACCCGACCCCCGATGGGACGGCGACCGCGTCGTCCTCGACGGGACCGTCCCCTCGGCGACCGATCCGCCCGACGGCTGTGCCTTCCACACCCGCTGTCCGATCGCACAGGACGACTGCGGTGAGTGGGATGCCCACCCGGACCTGGAGCACGTCGACGAAGCCGGCGATCACGCGATCGCCTGTCCGTACCACGACCTGCTGGAGGGCGGTCCGTGA
- a CDS encoding ABC transporter ATP-binding protein, whose protein sequence is MALLEVEDLDVRFYTEEGVVRAVDGLSYAVDRGERLGVVGESGAGKTAAALAVLDLLEASGRIEGGTVRFAGEDLRTATDDRLRSVRGGEIGMVFQDPETALNPVYTVGEQVAEAVRANTDLAGEAAHDRAVSLLERVGIPDPATRASQYPHEFSGGMAQRVLVAMALAGDPALLIADEPTTGLDVTVQAQLLELLDDLAADDLAVQLVSHDLGVVAEFCDRVLVMYAGQAVERADVEELFYDPKHPYTAGLLSAVPRLGDDRDRLATLPGSMPDLSAPPPGCRFHPRCPYAEDACTKRDPPLAAVDDDAEGTTHRAACLAYTGDLDGELTFAVEVDDTDRPDGAPDRGEDR, encoded by the coding sequence ATGGCGCTGCTCGAAGTCGAGGACCTCGACGTGCGGTTCTACACCGAGGAGGGCGTCGTGCGTGCGGTCGACGGGCTCTCCTATGCCGTCGACCGCGGCGAGCGACTGGGCGTCGTCGGCGAGAGCGGCGCGGGCAAGACCGCCGCCGCGCTCGCCGTCCTCGACCTGCTCGAGGCCTCCGGGCGGATCGAGGGAGGAACGGTCCGTTTCGCCGGAGAGGATCTTCGGACCGCAACCGACGACCGCCTGCGATCGGTCCGAGGCGGCGAGATCGGGATGGTGTTTCAGGACCCCGAGACGGCGCTCAACCCCGTCTACACTGTCGGCGAGCAGGTCGCCGAGGCGGTGCGTGCAAACACCGATCTGGCGGGCGAGGCCGCCCACGACCGCGCCGTCTCGCTGCTGGAGCGAGTCGGGATCCCCGACCCGGCGACGCGCGCCAGCCAGTACCCCCACGAGTTCTCCGGCGGCATGGCCCAGCGCGTACTCGTGGCGATGGCGCTCGCGGGCGACCCCGCCCTGCTGATCGCCGACGAACCGACGACCGGACTCGACGTGACCGTCCAGGCGCAGTTGCTGGAACTGCTCGACGACCTCGCGGCCGACGACCTCGCCGTCCAACTCGTCTCCCACGACCTCGGCGTCGTCGCGGAGTTCTGCGACCGCGTGCTGGTGATGTATGCGGGGCAGGCCGTCGAACGGGCCGACGTCGAGGAACTGTTCTACGACCCCAAACACCCCTACACCGCAGGGCTGTTGAGCGCGGTGCCCCGACTCGGCGACGACCGCGACCGCCTCGCAACGCTCCCGGGGTCGATGCCGGACCTCTCGGCGCCGCCGCCCGGCTGTCGGTTCCACCCGCGGTGTCCCTACGCCGAGGACGCCTGCACGAAACGCGACCCGCCGCTCGCCGCGGTCGACGACGACGCCGAGGGGACGACCCACCGGGCGGCCTGTCTCGCCTACACCGGCGACCTCGACGGCGAGTTGACGTTCGCCGTCGAGGTCGACGACACCGACCGTCCCGACGGCGCCCCCGATCGGGGTGAGGATCGGTGA
- a CDS encoding ABC transporter permease: MTGPDPLADRGRLRVRGFEGVDADDGTTDAAPDATASVDRRRRAWRRFRRDRTAVVGLGVIGVMALLALFARPIEVGGVVVQPIALAPYDPAASGVAEPYLSPSLAHPFGTDWAGRDVFSRVLYGGRYSLSIGAIAVGLAVTVGVPLGALAGYVGGWVDETIMRLVDVLYAFPFLVLAIAFVATFGQGFWKLVAALVAVGWISYARLLRGEVLSVVERDYVLAARALGVRDRHVLARHVVPNAVAPVVVQATLNVGTVVLSAAALGFLGLGLPPGTAEWGSMLSAGRDTLVGGEWWVTVFPGLAIFLFVLAINLVGDGVRDALDPDAEGDAYRREAR, from the coding sequence ATGACCGGACCGGATCCGCTCGCCGACCGCGGCCGACTGCGCGTGCGCGGCTTCGAGGGAGTGGACGCCGACGACGGAACGACGGACGCGGCGCCAGACGCGACCGCCTCGGTCGACCGCCGGCGACGGGCCTGGCGGCGGTTCCGCCGCGACCGCACCGCCGTCGTCGGCCTCGGCGTCATCGGCGTCATGGCGCTGCTTGCCCTCTTCGCTCGCCCCATCGAGGTCGGCGGCGTGGTCGTCCAGCCGATCGCGTTGGCGCCGTACGATCCCGCGGCCTCCGGCGTCGCCGAGCCGTATCTCTCCCCCTCGCTCGCCCACCCCTTCGGCACCGACTGGGCCGGCCGCGACGTGTTCTCCCGCGTGCTCTACGGGGGACGGTACAGCCTCTCCATCGGCGCCATCGCCGTCGGCCTCGCCGTCACCGTCGGCGTCCCGCTGGGGGCGCTGGCGGGCTACGTCGGCGGATGGGTCGACGAGACGATCATGCGACTCGTCGACGTGCTCTATGCCTTTCCGTTTCTCGTCCTCGCCATCGCGTTCGTCGCCACCTTCGGCCAGGGATTCTGGAAACTCGTCGCCGCACTCGTCGCCGTCGGCTGGATCAGCTACGCCCGCCTGCTTCGGGGCGAGGTGTTGAGCGTCGTCGAGCGCGACTACGTGCTCGCGGCACGGGCACTCGGCGTGCGCGACCGGCACGTCCTCGCCCGGCACGTCGTCCCCAACGCCGTCGCCCCCGTCGTCGTCCAGGCGACGCTCAACGTCGGCACCGTCGTCCTCTCGGCCGCAGCGCTCGGCTTCCTCGGCCTCGGCCTCCCGCCGGGCACCGCCGAGTGGGGGAGCATGCTCTCGGCCGGCCGCGACACCCTCGTCGGCGGCGAGTGGTGGGTCACCGTCTTCCCGGGGCTCGCCATCTTCCTGTTCGTCCTCGCGATCAACCTCGTCGGCGACGGCGTTCGAGATGCCCTCGATCCGGACGCCGAGGGCGACGCCTACCGCCGGGAGGCGCGCTGA
- a CDS encoding ABC transporter permease, with protein sequence MSLRRYVLRRVLLTVPILIGVSVLTFGLVKLLPGTPVDYVLQFQESTPDLRASLRAQYHLDEPLPTQYALWLWDVLHLDFGERVVSDRSVRAAVAARLPATLALGTAALVVALLVGVPAGVLAAVNRGGPADEISRVVALAGIATPNFWLGLLLILVFGVHLNLVPVIPPVAPLLAPESLAFLALPALTLGTASAALFTRLTRSAVGEELRRDYVRTARAKGLPERTVLVKHVLRNSLISVVTVAALQVAVLLDGAVVIERVFSWPGLGRLLVRAILQRDFPVVQAVVLLVAVAVVVANLLADVLYAYLDPRIRYRS encoded by the coding sequence ATGTCACTACGACGGTACGTCCTGCGGCGGGTCCTGTTGACGGTCCCGATCCTCATCGGCGTCTCCGTGCTCACTTTCGGCCTCGTGAAACTCCTCCCGGGGACGCCCGTCGACTACGTCCTCCAGTTCCAGGAGTCGACCCCCGACCTCCGCGCGTCGCTCCGCGCCCAGTACCACCTCGACGAACCCCTCCCCACGCAGTACGCGCTCTGGCTGTGGGACGTCCTCCACCTCGACTTCGGCGAGCGGGTCGTCTCCGACCGGAGCGTCCGCGCCGCCGTCGCGGCACGACTGCCCGCGACGCTGGCACTCGGCACCGCCGCGCTGGTCGTCGCGCTCCTCGTTGGCGTGCCCGCCGGCGTCCTCGCAGCGGTGAACCGTGGCGGTCCCGCCGACGAGATCAGCCGCGTCGTCGCGCTCGCCGGCATCGCCACACCGAACTTCTGGCTCGGGCTCCTACTCATCCTCGTGTTCGGCGTCCACCTGAACCTCGTGCCCGTCATCCCGCCGGTCGCGCCGCTTCTTGCCCCCGAATCGCTCGCCTTCCTCGCGCTGCCGGCGCTCACCCTCGGCACCGCCTCGGCCGCCCTCTTCACGCGGCTCACCCGCTCGGCCGTCGGCGAGGAACTCCGGCGGGACTACGTGCGCACCGCCCGCGCGAAAGGGCTCCCAGAGCGGACGGTGCTGGTCAAACACGTCCTGCGGAACTCGCTGATCTCGGTCGTCACCGTCGCCGCGCTCCAGGTGGCCGTCCTCCTCGATGGCGCCGTCGTCATCGAGCGGGTCTTCTCGTGGCCCGGCCTCGGCCGCCTGCTCGTCCGCGCCATCCTCCAGCGCGACTTCCCCGTCGTGCAGGCCGTGGTGTTGCTCGTGGCGGTCGCCGTCGTCGTCGCCAACCTCCTCGCGGACGTACTGTACGCCTACCTCGATCCACGGATTCGCTACCGATCATGA
- a CDS encoding ABC transporter substrate-binding protein has translation MPPATTSRRRLLRWVGATAAAGVAGCTGDSGGSNGAELVATLAADVKNYDPARANDTTSRKAFGLVYEPLLAIDFEGQARPALATAVERQDELTWRLSLREGVTFHDGSEFSASDVVATFERYEGTPRESDVYLWYDDATIVDDHTLDVTLTDRYAPFRVSLGGVPIVPEAAAAGDLDLSTTPVGTGPYAFDTHEPDQLFRLTRADDHWYDGAGEVPDEPPIETLTFRIIVEGPSQVAALRAGDVDLANNPPADAIADLRDDDAITVTDRLAGGFEMVVFPLASAPFSNREVRKGIARLIPREEIISSVYGGIGRPAYAPISPLLDDYSSESFQAEMRDEHQGYDPERARELLASGFETLDVSPPYETTIVTNETPERVRWAQLVRDELDRTDFFDVSLDQFEWNTYVSRVLAGDSNQSDSMMALGWTGGWDPDTYLRNLFHGDQATPSCCNAAHYANDEVDRLLDEALATYDTAERRALYEDAQRRIVADVPAAFIRFNRRLEAVRSAAVEGFRTYPIDAGEFTAIYAPWADTYTATGGG, from the coding sequence ATGCCACCGGCCACCACATCACGCCGCCGACTGCTTCGCTGGGTCGGGGCGACGGCTGCCGCCGGTGTCGCCGGCTGTACGGGTGACTCGGGCGGATCGAACGGCGCCGAACTCGTCGCGACGCTCGCCGCCGACGTGAAAAATTACGATCCGGCGCGGGCGAACGACACCACCTCGCGAAAGGCCTTCGGCCTCGTTTACGAACCGCTCCTCGCGATCGACTTCGAGGGGCAGGCGCGCCCGGCCCTCGCCACCGCGGTCGAGCGGCAGGACGAACTCACCTGGCGACTCTCCCTCCGCGAGGGCGTCACCTTCCACGACGGGAGCGAGTTCTCCGCGAGCGACGTGGTCGCCACCTTCGAGCGCTACGAGGGGACGCCCCGCGAATCCGACGTCTACCTCTGGTACGACGACGCGACGATCGTCGACGACCACACGCTCGACGTGACCCTCACCGACCGGTACGCGCCCTTCCGGGTTTCACTTGGGGGCGTGCCGATCGTCCCCGAGGCGGCCGCCGCCGGCGATCTCGACCTCTCGACGACCCCCGTCGGGACCGGCCCCTACGCTTTCGACACCCACGAACCCGACCAGCTCTTCCGGCTCACCCGCGCTGACGATCACTGGTACGACGGCGCCGGCGAGGTGCCCGACGAGCCACCCATCGAGACGCTCACCTTCCGCATCATCGTCGAGGGGCCCTCGCAGGTGGCCGCGCTCCGAGCCGGCGACGTCGACCTCGCGAACAACCCACCGGCCGACGCGATCGCCGACCTCCGCGATGACGACGCCATCACCGTCACCGACCGCCTCGCCGGCGGGTTCGAGATGGTCGTCTTCCCCCTCGCCTCCGCCCCGTTCTCGAACCGGGAGGTGCGAAAGGGGATCGCTCGACTGATCCCCCGGGAGGAGATCATCTCCTCGGTGTACGGCGGGATCGGCCGCCCGGCGTACGCCCCCATCTCCCCCCTGCTCGACGACTACTCCTCCGAGTCGTTCCAGGCCGAGATGCGCGACGAACACCAGGGGTACGACCCCGAGCGCGCACGCGAACTGCTGGCGTCCGGCTTCGAGACGCTCGACGTCTCGCCCCCCTACGAGACGACCATCGTCACCAACGAGACGCCGGAACGGGTGCGGTGGGCACAACTCGTCCGCGACGAACTCGACCGCACCGACTTCTTCGACGTCTCGCTCGACCAGTTCGAGTGGAACACCTACGTCTCGCGGGTGCTGGCCGGCGACTCCAACCAGTCGGACTCGATGATGGCGCTCGGGTGGACCGGCGGCTGGGACCCCGACACCTACCTCCGGAACCTCTTTCACGGCGATCAGGCCACCCCCTCGTGCTGTAACGCCGCCCACTACGCGAACGACGAGGTGGACCGCCTGCTCGACGAGGCGCTGGCGACGTACGACACCGCCGAGCGCCGCGCGCTCTACGAGGACGCCCAGCGCCGGATCGTCGCCGACGTGCCCGCCGCCTTCATCCGCTTCAACAGACGCCTCGAAGCCGTCCGATCGGCCGCAGTCGAGGGCTTTCGCACCTATCCAATCGACGCCGGCGAGTTCACCGCCATCTACGCCCCCTGGGCCGACACCTACACCGCGACCGGGGGCGGGTGA
- a CDS encoding DUF4350 domain-containing protein has product MSAPKSRLAALFVVIVVVLVGGAAVAPYALGSGDDPGSDATTVENQQFQPGTVLPDETPEQGEISMESSTSGKTVLVDVGHRNSVSKTQLEPMLSALVENGHRVRFYRGQRRSLNESLRSADAFVVASPQERYTSDELAGVEAFTDAGGRVLVMGGPPSVQASGGLLFGLGSFEPTAPRTTGLASTYGLAYGSGYLYNMQENDNNYKSIYARPASSAGLADGIERVVVRDAVPIRTGSGTRVLVGTEGTTLSTTRDAGRYAVLARSEGGNVTAVGDTSFLSRENAYDADNEVLIGNLADFLVTGEKTPGAPQEPDADTPASGPGGGGPERPPRAPTPAPA; this is encoded by the coding sequence ATGTCAGCGCCTAAGTCCAGACTCGCCGCCCTGTTCGTCGTCATCGTGGTCGTGCTCGTCGGCGGTGCGGCCGTCGCCCCCTACGCACTCGGCTCGGGCGACGACCCCGGGAGCGACGCCACGACCGTCGAGAACCAGCAGTTCCAGCCCGGCACGGTCCTCCCCGACGAGACGCCCGAGCAAGGCGAGATCAGCATGGAGAGTTCGACGAGCGGGAAGACCGTCCTCGTCGACGTGGGCCATCGGAACAGCGTCTCGAAGACCCAACTCGAACCCATGCTCTCGGCGCTCGTCGAGAACGGCCACCGGGTGCGGTTCTACCGCGGCCAGCGCCGCAGCCTCAACGAGTCGCTCCGCTCGGCCGACGCGTTCGTCGTCGCCAGCCCCCAGGAGCGGTACACGAGCGACGAACTCGCGGGCGTCGAAGCCTTCACCGACGCCGGCGGTCGCGTCCTCGTGATGGGCGGGCCACCCTCCGTCCAGGCCTCCGGCGGCCTGCTGTTCGGCCTCGGGAGCTTCGAACCCACCGCACCCCGGACGACGGGGCTGGCCTCGACGTACGGCCTCGCCTACGGTTCGGGCTACCTCTACAACATGCAGGAGAACGACAACAACTACAAGAGCATCTACGCGCGGCCGGCGTCGAGCGCCGGCCTCGCGGACGGCATCGAGCGCGTCGTGGTTCGCGACGCCGTGCCGATCCGGACGGGCAGCGGCACGCGCGTCCTCGTCGGCACCGAGGGGACGACCCTGTCGACGACCCGCGACGCCGGTCGGTACGCCGTCCTCGCGCGGAGCGAGGGCGGGAACGTGACCGCCGTCGGTGACACCTCCTTCCTCTCGCGCGAGAACGCCTACGACGCCGACAACGAGGTCCTCATCGGCAATCTCGCCGACTTCCTCGTGACCGGCGAGAAGACGCCCGGCGCCCCACAGGAACCGGACGCCGACACGCCGGCCAGCGGGCCGGGTGGCGGCGGCCCCGAACGCCCGCCGCGGGCACCGACGCCCGCGCCGGCCTGA